In Treponema vincentii, a single window of DNA contains:
- a CDS encoding DUF4349 domain-containing protein, translating to MNRHCIFLSFFIIFSGTVVFSSCAKKSDSVSTRQVYAEAEHPAGAVKNAAYAKDATTTDVDTADMQRPLDGTETANTAAMLERQLIKEGSINFETHDIAETRQHIESLVQKYGAYISQEDERASSSRIYQNMTVRIPKAHFDVFVTELSSGVKKIDEKSVTVQDVTEEFIDSAARLAVKKETEQGYLRLLNQAKTIKDILDIQNELQDIRSDIESIEGRLRYLKNSVNFSMLHISMYQQIEAASETGSLFMPVWDAIKGGVQAFAAVCIALLYGWVFIALGIAAIIIILRLRKRRRKDKAEKAQ from the coding sequence ATGAATCGTCATTGTATTTTTCTATCTTTTTTTATTATCTTTTCAGGAACGGTTGTCTTCAGCTCATGTGCTAAAAAAAGCGATTCGGTTTCAACTAGACAGGTATATGCCGAAGCTGAACATCCCGCAGGAGCGGTAAAAAATGCGGCATACGCAAAAGATGCAACCACTACTGATGTAGATACCGCCGATATGCAGCGTCCCTTAGACGGCACAGAGACTGCAAATACCGCTGCAATGCTCGAACGGCAGCTCATAAAAGAAGGCTCGATCAATTTTGAAACGCACGATATAGCGGAAACCCGTCAGCACATCGAATCACTCGTTCAAAAATACGGCGCGTATATCAGTCAAGAAGATGAGCGAGCAAGCTCTTCACGGATATATCAGAATATGACCGTCAGAATTCCTAAGGCTCATTTTGATGTATTCGTAACGGAGCTTTCCAGCGGCGTTAAAAAAATCGATGAAAAATCCGTTACCGTACAGGATGTAACGGAAGAGTTTATCGATAGTGCCGCACGTCTTGCCGTCAAAAAAGAAACGGAACAAGGATACCTGCGGCTGCTCAACCAAGCAAAAACAATCAAAGATATCCTCGATATTCAAAATGAACTGCAGGATATACGGTCTGATATAGAATCGATAGAAGGCAGACTGCGGTATCTGAAAAATTCCGTTAATTTCAGCATGCTGCATATCAGTATGTACCAACAGATAGAAGCCGCATCGGAAACCGGTTCACTTTTTATGCCGGTATGGGATGCAATAAAAGGCGGAGTACAGGCCTTTGCCGCAGTCTGTATCGCACTGTTGTATGGCTGGGTATTTATCGCCTTGGGAATAGCCGCAATTATCATCATACTGCGTCTACGGAAACGGCGGCGGAAGGATAAGGCAGAGAAAGCGCAATAG
- a CDS encoding antitoxin yields the protein MPNLQLRDIDAQLYNWLCVNAKLANHSISQHVITILQEKAAAPQETPAKAVDAFLALNDSWGDDRSAEEIVSEIRNSRINTSARGNDFLRSVIHSGK from the coding sequence ATGCCAAATCTTCAACTACGGGATATAGATGCACAATTGTATAACTGGCTTTGTGTGAATGCTAAATTAGCAAATCATTCGATAAGTCAGCATGTTATAACGATTTTGCAGGAAAAAGCAGCGGCTCCACAGGAAACCCCGGCGAAGGCAGTTGATGCCTTTCTCGCATTAAATGACTCTTGGGGAGATGATCGAAGCGCAGAAGAAATCGTATCCGAAATAAGAAATTCCAGAATAAATACTTCAGCAAGAGGGAACGATTTTTTACGGAGTGTAATACACAGTGGTAAATAA
- a CDS encoding sister chromatid cohesion protein PDS5 — protein sequence MVNKLMDKAILDELRTITKNKVNWVTAIDDVAAKLGKQYSADVQAKALWLLGEMGLQYPLSVQPYIEQIAGYLKDGNPKLRERSVNALGRIGRANKDLILPYFDTMMNMRSDTAGAVRLAFVWACENIATNAPELFCDTLDLFYELISDKGERVRIEAPEMFRVMGKRLPHSVEPYLEKLEWFAQHDPHPVVRIHSSGAIRITKKALEESKHATDE from the coding sequence GTGGTAAATAAACTAATGGACAAAGCGATACTGGACGAATTACGAACAATAACAAAAAATAAAGTAAATTGGGTGACAGCGATTGATGATGTCGCAGCAAAACTCGGCAAACAGTATTCAGCGGATGTACAAGCAAAAGCATTGTGGCTTCTCGGTGAAATGGGATTACAGTATCCGTTATCGGTGCAGCCGTATATTGAACAAATTGCGGGCTATTTAAAAGACGGTAATCCGAAACTGCGGGAGCGCTCGGTAAACGCATTGGGACGAATAGGCAGGGCAAACAAGGATTTGATTCTTCCTTATTTTGACACAATGATGAATATGCGCTCCGACACAGCAGGAGCGGTACGGCTTGCGTTTGTGTGGGCTTGTGAAAATATCGCAACTAATGCACCGGAACTTTTTTGCGACACATTGGATTTGTTCTATGAGTTGATATCGGATAAGGGAGAGCGCGTACGAATTGAGGCGCCTGAAATGTTTCGGGTAATGGGAAAACGGCTACCGCATTCTGTAGAACCGTACTTGGAAAAACTGGAATGGTTTGCACAACATGATCCGCATCCTGTTGTTCGTATTCACAGCAGCGGCGCAATTCGCATAACGAAAAAAGCATTGGAGGAAAGTAAACATGCCACAGATGAGTAA
- a CDS encoding S66 peptidase family protein — protein sequence MTVKKLAIISLSRGLLGEPFIKHGEELGFRRLRSYGMEVVTTANACKGIDFLQSHPEARAQDLLDAFSDPSIDMILCAIGGEDTYKLLPYLFEHDELRKAVQHSKKIFLGFSDTTMNHFMLHNVGVNTFYGQSFVADICELENDMLPYSKKYFEELITTGTIKEIRPSDMWYGERTAFDESQIGVKRMRHRNNGFELLQGKSVFSGKILGGCIETMYDMFDNTRHSDSPALCRRYNLFPSIDDWNGKILLLESSEERTKPELYQKMLQALNTTGIFEVINGILVGKPMDEVYYEDYKRLLISEINKPDLPIVYNVNIGHATPRCIIPLGVEATVDADEQVIRFA from the coding sequence ATGACAGTAAAAAAACTAGCAATCATCAGTCTTTCGCGGGGCTTACTCGGCGAGCCGTTTATTAAGCACGGGGAAGAACTGGGCTTTAGGCGTTTACGCTCATACGGGATGGAAGTCGTTACCACTGCGAATGCCTGTAAAGGAATTGATTTTCTTCAAAGTCATCCCGAAGCCCGTGCGCAGGATTTATTGGATGCTTTCTCCGATCCGTCTATTGATATGATTCTGTGCGCAATCGGCGGAGAGGACACATACAAGCTGCTGCCGTATTTATTTGAGCATGATGAATTACGGAAGGCGGTACAGCATAGCAAAAAGATTTTCCTCGGATTCTCCGATACAACGATGAATCATTTTATGCTGCATAACGTCGGCGTGAACACTTTTTACGGTCAGTCGTTTGTGGCGGATATCTGCGAACTTGAAAATGACATGCTGCCGTATTCAAAAAAATATTTTGAAGAATTGATTACAACCGGCACAATAAAAGAAATCCGCCCGAGCGATATGTGGTATGGCGAGCGTACCGCATTTGATGAATCACAGATCGGTGTAAAAAGAATGCGGCACCGGAACAATGGATTTGAATTATTACAAGGGAAGTCCGTATTCTCCGGTAAAATACTCGGAGGCTGTATTGAAACAATGTATGATATGTTTGACAACACCCGCCATAGTGACAGCCCTGCTTTGTGCCGCCGGTATAATCTCTTTCCGAGCATTGACGATTGGAACGGTAAAATACTGCTTTTGGAATCGAGCGAAGAACGTACAAAACCTGAGCTCTATCAAAAGATGTTACAAGCCTTAAACACTACCGGCATTTTTGAAGTTATAAACGGTATCCTTGTCGGAAAACCGATGGACGAAGTATATTACGAAGACTACAAACGCCTTTTAATCAGCGAAATCAACAAACCGGATTTACCGATTGTGTACAACGTTAATATCGGACACGCAACACCGCGGTGTATTATTCCGCTCGGCGTTGAGGCAACAGTTGATGCGGATGAACAGGTTATACGGTTTGCGTAA
- a CDS encoding cache domain-containing protein, protein MGRYRTIYTENQNSDGYEAEKNKTEKIRLRRKLMAIVSCMLIMGIVVQGRFAVKAVKRMVCEQAETVLVDKAEAVADMLDKETTAFFQYVEVLAHSPVLNDRSIPNSKKAKIVYEQAAFNDAIRGIVFCDMDGHGFINSGERVSALNEEWFSAAASGKYFVSEPTVFSSIDTVSFIFAVPIYMGDKITGVLSMIVSSDFFSKKIEPITVGYTGYCSVLGSTGIIIADVNQHFVENKYNIISEAAADESLASFKVFIETALTGQTGVGRYTFMQLPYMAAYSTMQTTGWTVILKAPELELTGAAKKFTSMVVVTSALFLVAAITIVGVAIRKIV, encoded by the coding sequence ATGGGAAGATATAGAACAATATATACCGAAAATCAAAATTCTGACGGATATGAGGCTGAAAAAAACAAAACGGAAAAAATACGGCTGCGCAGAAAACTGATGGCGATAGTCAGCTGTATGCTGATTATGGGTATTGTCGTACAAGGCCGTTTTGCAGTCAAAGCCGTAAAAAGAATGGTTTGTGAACAAGCCGAAACAGTTCTGGTTGATAAAGCGGAAGCGGTCGCTGATATGTTAGATAAAGAAACTACCGCTTTTTTTCAATATGTCGAAGTGCTGGCACATTCGCCGGTGCTTAATGATCGATCTATTCCCAATAGTAAGAAAGCAAAGATCGTGTATGAACAAGCTGCTTTTAACGATGCAATCCGTGGAATAGTATTCTGTGATATGGATGGGCATGGCTTTATAAATAGCGGTGAACGAGTATCTGCTTTAAATGAAGAATGGTTTAGCGCAGCAGCAAGCGGGAAATATTTCGTTTCAGAACCAACTGTGTTTTCGTCTATAGATACCGTATCGTTTATCTTTGCGGTTCCTATCTACATGGGTGATAAAATTACCGGTGTACTAAGCATGATTGTTTCATCGGATTTTTTCTCGAAAAAAATCGAACCCATAACAGTAGGATATACCGGCTATTGCTCCGTACTCGGTTCAACGGGAATAATAATCGCTGATGTGAATCAACATTTTGTAGAAAATAAGTACAATATCATATCGGAAGCAGCAGCAGATGAAAGTCTTGCATCTTTTAAGGTTTTTATAGAGACTGCGTTAACCGGTCAAACAGGGGTTGGTCGCTACACGTTTATGCAACTTCCTTATATGGCTGCATATTCTACCATGCAGACTACCGGATGGACGGTCATCCTTAAAGCTCCTGAGTTGGAATTAACTGGAGCTGCAAAAAAGTTTACTAGTATGGTCGTTGTGACAAGTGCCCTTTTCCTCGTAGCTGCAATAACTATTGTTGGTGTAGCAATACGGAAAATTGTATAA
- the ppdK gene encoding pyruvate, phosphate dikinase, whose protein sequence is MAEEKYVYFFGNGKAEGNGEMKQLLGGKGAGLAEMTRAKLPVPAGFTITTEVCQLYYSNNKKYPAGLEQSVKENLAKLEKSAGKKLGDPNDPLLVSVRSGAPVSMPGMMETILNLGLTDKSVEGLAKKTSNRRFALDAYRRFIMMYGSTAMGIDRIKFDDLFDEIKEKHTRGRLNIAAGKKVGDTDVNEDELAEVIIKFKALYKKEIKKDFPQDPIEQLWGAIGAVFNSWMAEKAVTYRRVENLVGIKGTAVNVMQMVFGNKGDTSGTGVCFTRDPNSGENIFYGDYLFNAQGEDVVAGIRTPIKLSEFEKEDKKAYDQLCKVRALLENHYKDMQDMEFTVEEGKLYMLQCRTGKRSPAAAFRMAVDMVNEGLITKEEAIMRIKASDIEGIFYPAIDYKQPNLKSALLVSGIAAVPGAAAGKICFSAAKAEALAAKKEKAILVRKETSPEDVGGMHAAQGILTATGGKTSHAAVVARGWGKCCIVGCEKLVIDYEKGECSYNGKVLKEGDFITLDGTKGDVYVGELKLVQAKQPESYKTLMKWVDETRAIKVRTNADRPEDAKVALEHGAEGIGLCRTEHMFFNDEKRILAIREMIVADSTEGRKKALAKLLPIQTKDFEGIFKVMDGKGVTIRLIDPPLHEFVPHDKEGQQKLAEALNISFASVKERVEQLHEANPMLGHRGCRLAITYPEILEMQVTAIITAACNVHKKGITVLPEIMIPLTIDPKEFAILEARVRNVADAILKKHDAKIKYAVGTMIETPRAALLADKIAERAEFFSFGTNDLTQMTLGISRDDAAKFLPAYVDEQKAGVFPADPFQSLDQVGVGLLVKDGIAKGRSTRPELKVGICGEHGGDLESVKFCCRAGMSYVSASPFRVPIARLAAAQAAIEDKKAGAKKAAKTAKTAKTAKSAKTATKKK, encoded by the coding sequence ATGGCAGAAGAAAAGTACGTCTATTTCTTCGGAAACGGCAAGGCGGAAGGCAACGGCGAAATGAAGCAGCTGCTGGGTGGTAAAGGCGCCGGCTTGGCCGAAATGACTCGCGCAAAGTTGCCCGTTCCCGCAGGTTTTACGATTACTACTGAAGTTTGTCAGTTGTATTATTCGAACAATAAAAAATATCCTGCCGGTCTGGAGCAGTCTGTAAAAGAAAACTTGGCAAAGCTGGAAAAAAGTGCCGGTAAGAAGCTCGGTGATCCCAATGATCCGCTTTTGGTTTCCGTTCGTTCAGGCGCTCCGGTTTCGATGCCCGGTATGATGGAAACGATTTTGAACCTCGGTTTAACCGATAAGTCGGTCGAAGGCTTAGCGAAAAAGACGTCTAACCGCCGTTTCGCCTTGGATGCATACCGCCGCTTTATTATGATGTACGGCTCAACGGCAATGGGCATCGATCGCATAAAGTTCGATGACCTTTTTGATGAGATAAAAGAAAAGCATACCCGCGGACGCTTGAACATTGCAGCGGGTAAGAAAGTCGGCGATACCGATGTAAATGAAGATGAGCTTGCAGAAGTTATCATAAAGTTTAAGGCACTGTATAAAAAAGAAATTAAAAAAGACTTCCCGCAGGATCCGATCGAACAGCTTTGGGGTGCTATCGGAGCGGTATTCAATTCTTGGATGGCTGAAAAAGCCGTTACCTATCGCCGCGTAGAAAATCTCGTCGGGATTAAGGGTACTGCAGTCAACGTTATGCAGATGGTATTCGGTAACAAGGGGGATACCTCCGGTACCGGAGTCTGCTTTACGCGCGATCCCAATAGCGGTGAAAACATATTCTACGGCGATTACCTCTTTAATGCGCAGGGTGAAGACGTCGTTGCGGGTATCCGTACACCGATTAAACTCTCCGAGTTTGAAAAAGAAGATAAAAAAGCCTACGATCAGCTCTGTAAAGTCCGCGCTCTTTTGGAAAACCACTACAAAGATATGCAGGATATGGAGTTCACCGTAGAAGAAGGTAAACTCTATATGCTCCAGTGCCGTACCGGTAAGCGTTCTCCTGCCGCTGCGTTCAGAATGGCCGTTGATATGGTAAATGAAGGGCTTATCACAAAAGAAGAAGCGATTATGCGTATTAAGGCGAGCGATATTGAAGGTATCTTCTATCCTGCCATTGACTATAAGCAGCCTAATTTGAAATCCGCCTTGCTTGTCAGCGGAATTGCCGCAGTCCCGGGTGCAGCCGCCGGAAAAATCTGTTTTTCCGCTGCTAAGGCAGAGGCGCTGGCTGCAAAGAAAGAAAAAGCAATTCTCGTACGTAAGGAAACCAGCCCCGAAGATGTCGGCGGTATGCATGCCGCACAGGGTATTTTAACTGCGACCGGCGGAAAAACGAGCCACGCAGCTGTTGTTGCGCGAGGTTGGGGAAAATGCTGTATCGTCGGATGCGAAAAACTTGTCATCGATTACGAAAAAGGCGAATGCAGCTATAACGGTAAGGTTCTTAAAGAAGGCGATTTTATCACCCTTGACGGAACTAAAGGCGACGTATATGTCGGCGAGCTGAAATTGGTACAGGCAAAACAGCCGGAATCATATAAGACCTTGATGAAGTGGGTTGATGAGACACGTGCTATCAAAGTACGCACCAACGCGGATCGTCCCGAAGATGCAAAGGTCGCCCTTGAACACGGCGCCGAAGGTATCGGTTTGTGCCGTACCGAGCACATGTTCTTCAACGACGAAAAACGTATTCTTGCGATTCGTGAGATGATTGTTGCAGACAGCACCGAAGGACGCAAAAAAGCCTTGGCTAAGCTGCTCCCGATTCAAACAAAGGACTTTGAAGGCATCTTTAAAGTGATGGACGGAAAGGGCGTTACCATCCGCTTAATCGACCCGCCGCTGCACGAGTTCGTGCCGCATGATAAAGAAGGACAGCAGAAATTGGCCGAAGCGCTCAATATCAGTTTCGCAAGCGTAAAGGAACGGGTTGAACAGCTCCATGAAGCGAACCCGATGCTCGGACACCGTGGCTGCCGCTTGGCAATTACCTATCCCGAAATCCTCGAAATGCAGGTAACCGCTATTATTACTGCGGCATGCAATGTGCATAAAAAAGGCATCACGGTACTGCCGGAAATCATGATCCCGCTTACCATCGATCCGAAAGAATTTGCGATCCTTGAAGCGAGAGTCCGCAATGTTGCCGATGCAATCCTTAAAAAACACGATGCTAAGATTAAATATGCGGTTGGTACGATGATCGAAACTCCGCGCGCAGCATTGTTGGCCGATAAAATCGCAGAACGGGCAGAGTTCTTCTCGTTTGGAACCAACGACTTGACGCAGATGACGCTTGGCATCAGCCGCGACGATGCTGCAAAATTCTTGCCTGCCTATGTCGATGAACAAAAAGCGGGAGTATTTCCTGCCGATCCGTTCCAGTCTTTGGATCAGGTTGGCGTCGGCTTACTGGTGAAAGACGGTATTGCAAAAGGCCGCTCTACCCGACCCGAATTAAAGGTCGGTATCTGCGGTGAACACGGCGGTGATTTGGAATCCGTTAAGTTCTGCTGCCGTGCCGGTATGTCGTATGTTTCCGCCTCGCCCTTCCGTGTTCCGATTGCCCGTCTTGCTGCTGCACAGGCTGCAATAGAGGATAAAAAGGCCGGAGCTAAGAAAGCGGCTAAAACCGCAAAAACAGCTAAAACGGCAAAATCTGCTAAAACCGCAACAAAAAAGAAGTAA
- a CDS encoding Na/Pi cotransporter family protein translates to MKIVVIFLQALGSLGFILYGMKLMSEGIQKSAGGSLHRILNMMTGNRILAVITGFAVTAIVQSSGATTVMTVSFVNAGLLSLTQAIGVIFGANIGTTVTAWIVALVGFQLKLAEIAIPAFGIGFFLTFFKRIRQESLGEGIMGFGLLFTGLGILSSLMPDISADNLPFLSLAADGGIYSIAIGFIAGFLLTVILHSSSATTAIILTMAYGKVIGIEFAAASVLGSNVGSTIDAVIAAIGSKLNARRTAMVHVLFNVCGALLFLIFFKPSLALLHRLTPEGSRLANITIRLALFHSLFNIINTLIALPFVSYIARFVEWLVKDKGNESPERYQLVMPNETAIKENIEAYILQAEREISMMSTVVRKMFDTIRPLLEDDYKGSVEAVIEQLVQQEDYADQMQEELSRFLIATSRLSLSVKAEHNVRLMLTIVDNLENMTDHIYELGLHIEKSKKKKLNIPKEDMDKLLPYLGVVNQFIHFVHDHLNKPLAQDQLALADEMEQTIDAMRSNLKKLARNRLEEGGNVKAELLYIDMVRTIEKVGDCAFSISETLSKTM, encoded by the coding sequence ATGAAAATAGTTGTAATCTTCCTGCAGGCTCTGGGGAGTCTTGGCTTCATTCTGTACGGCATGAAATTGATGAGCGAAGGAATTCAAAAAAGTGCCGGCGGAAGCCTTCACCGAATCCTCAATATGATGACCGGCAATCGGATCCTTGCCGTAATTACCGGTTTTGCAGTTACCGCTATTGTTCAATCATCAGGCGCAACCACCGTTATGACCGTTTCTTTCGTCAATGCGGGTCTGCTCTCGCTCACGCAGGCAATCGGCGTAATTTTCGGCGCCAATATCGGTACGACAGTTACCGCATGGATTGTCGCGTTGGTCGGCTTTCAACTTAAACTCGCCGAAATCGCAATACCGGCATTCGGTATCGGCTTCTTCCTTACCTTCTTCAAAAGAATCCGTCAGGAAAGCCTTGGCGAGGGCATTATGGGGTTTGGGCTCCTTTTTACGGGACTCGGTATTCTCTCTTCCCTGATGCCGGATATCTCCGCCGATAACCTTCCATTTTTATCATTAGCTGCGGACGGCGGTATCTACAGCATTGCCATCGGTTTTATTGCAGGCTTCCTTTTAACGGTCATTCTGCACTCTTCATCGGCAACCACCGCTATTATTCTAACTATGGCGTACGGCAAGGTTATCGGCATTGAATTTGCTGCGGCAAGCGTACTCGGCAGTAACGTCGGTTCGACAATCGACGCAGTTATTGCGGCCATCGGCAGTAAACTCAACGCACGTAGGACGGCCATGGTACACGTACTGTTTAACGTATGCGGCGCGCTTTTGTTCTTAATCTTTTTTAAACCGTCGCTTGCGTTGTTGCATCGCCTAACGCCGGAAGGCAGCAGACTTGCAAACATAACCATCCGGCTGGCACTTTTCCACTCATTGTTCAATATCATAAATACCTTGATTGCACTCCCGTTTGTTTCGTATATTGCGCGTTTCGTAGAATGGCTTGTTAAAGATAAAGGGAATGAATCGCCGGAACGGTATCAGCTGGTTATGCCAAACGAAACGGCAATTAAAGAGAACATCGAAGCGTACATCCTACAGGCGGAACGGGAAATCAGCATGATGTCAACGGTCGTACGAAAGATGTTCGATACGATTCGCCCCTTATTGGAAGATGATTACAAAGGATCTGTTGAAGCCGTCATTGAACAGCTTGTACAGCAAGAAGACTATGCAGACCAAATGCAAGAAGAATTATCCCGTTTCTTAATTGCAACCTCCCGTTTGTCGCTCAGCGTTAAAGCGGAACATAATGTACGGCTGATGCTGACCATCGTCGATAACCTCGAAAATATGACCGATCATATCTATGAATTGGGGCTACACATCGAAAAGAGCAAGAAGAAAAAGCTCAATATTCCGAAAGAGGATATGGATAAACTGTTGCCCTATCTCGGCGTCGTCAATCAGTTTATTCACTTTGTACACGATCACTTGAATAAGCCACTGGCACAGGATCAACTCGCGCTTGCCGATGAAATGGAACAAACAATCGATGCCATGCGCAGCAATCTGAAAAAGCTCGCACGAAACCGTTTGGAAGAAGGCGGCAATGTTAAGGCGGAGCTTTTGTATATCGATATGGTACGGACAATTGAAAAGGTCGGAGACTGCGCGTTCAGTATTTCCGAAACACTCAGCAAAACGATGTAA
- a CDS encoding AMP-binding protein: MELLRYAEEDPQRVLAITDSGKTLHYSEINTAAAALPKEAAHQLVFLLCRNSPGTLLGYLGCLKAGVVPLLLDAHIAPDLLQHLIQTYTPAFYYIPQDLPEETKKILPMNKPVTTIADSVLLRSDKKGPELFQDLALLLTTSGSTGSPKLVRLTYRNIYENARSIAEYLHITDKERPVTMLPMSYSYGMSIINSHALMGATVILTGHDILTAAFWERVKQENVSSLVGIPYTYQMFSRLRLTEMELPALKTLTQAGGKLPYELHQKFGEWSLNTGRRFFVMYGQTEAAPRMAYLPPDKTMEKCGSMGIAIPGGELKLIDEAGAEITASDTVGELVYHGQNVSMGYAECATDLAKGDEWQGTLHTGDMAKRDSDGYFFIVGRKKRFIKVFGNRVNLDDTERLLSAAFADAEFACIGQDDLLCVYTTLKTEEQHRAVSEYLAQTTRLPAKVFHVFFIEAIPKNPAGKTLYSQLEIR; the protein is encoded by the coding sequence ATGGAATTGTTGAGATATGCTGAAGAAGATCCGCAGCGGGTATTGGCGATAACCGATAGCGGTAAAACATTACATTACAGCGAAATCAATACAGCTGCAGCAGCACTCCCGAAAGAAGCAGCCCATCAGCTGGTGTTCCTTCTCTGTAGAAATTCGCCCGGGACGCTGCTCGGATACCTCGGTTGCTTAAAGGCAGGCGTCGTACCGCTTTTGTTGGATGCACACATCGCACCCGATCTTTTACAACACTTAATTCAAACCTATACGCCCGCCTTTTATTATATTCCGCAAGACTTACCGGAAGAAACAAAAAAGATACTCCCGATGAATAAACCCGTTACAACAATAGCGGACAGTGTACTACTCCGTTCGGATAAAAAAGGGCCGGAGCTTTTTCAAGATTTAGCGCTGCTCCTCACCACATCAGGAAGTACCGGCAGCCCCAAACTCGTACGCTTAACGTACCGCAATATCTACGAAAACGCACGGTCAATCGCAGAATACCTGCACATTACCGACAAGGAGCGTCCGGTAACTATGCTGCCGATGAGCTATTCATACGGAATGTCCATTATCAATAGCCATGCCCTTATGGGCGCAACCGTCATATTGACAGGGCACGATATCTTAACCGCTGCGTTCTGGGAACGGGTTAAGCAAGAGAACGTCAGTTCGCTTGTGGGCATCCCCTATACCTATCAAATGTTCTCCCGCCTACGGTTGACCGAAATGGAGCTGCCCGCACTCAAAACGCTGACGCAAGCGGGGGGAAAATTGCCGTATGAGCTACATCAAAAATTCGGCGAATGGAGCCTGAACACCGGACGGCGCTTTTTTGTGATGTATGGGCAAACCGAAGCCGCACCGCGCATGGCATATCTGCCGCCAGATAAGACAATGGAAAAATGCGGCAGTATGGGCATTGCAATCCCCGGCGGAGAATTAAAACTAATTGACGAAGCCGGTGCGGAAATTACCGCGTCCGATACTGTCGGTGAATTGGTGTACCACGGACAAAATGTTTCGATGGGATATGCGGAATGCGCTACCGATTTAGCGAAAGGCGACGAGTGGCAGGGAACGCTCCATACCGGGGATATGGCAAAACGGGATTCGGACGGTTATTTTTTTATCGTCGGGAGGAAAAAGCGGTTTATCAAAGTGTTCGGCAATCGGGTTAATTTGGATGATACCGAACGGCTGCTGTCTGCCGCCTTTGCCGATGCCGAATTCGCTTGTATCGGACAAGACGACCTTCTCTGCGTTTATACAACGCTTAAAACGGAAGAACAGCATCGCGCAGTATCGGAGTATCTCGCACAAACGACACGGCTTCCGGCAAAGGTGTTCCATGTCTTTTTTATCGAGGCTATCCCTAAGAATCCCGCGGGTAAAACGCTCTATTCGCAGCTGGAGATACGCTAG
- the metG gene encoding methionine--tRNA ligase subunit beta, with protein MSETTPEIITYDDFAKLQLKVGKVLECVKAENAEKLYILQVDLGEEKPRQIVSSLVDYYTAEELVGKEIIVLANLKPAKMRGHISEGMLLCAESEDSSICVLLKPETPVPAGTNIT; from the coding sequence ATGAGTGAAACCACACCTGAAATAATTACCTATGATGATTTTGCAAAACTGCAGCTGAAAGTCGGCAAAGTTTTGGAATGTGTAAAAGCTGAAAATGCGGAAAAACTCTACATTTTACAGGTAGACCTTGGCGAAGAAAAGCCGCGCCAAATCGTTTCGAGCCTCGTTGACTACTACACTGCCGAAGAATTAGTCGGCAAAGAGATTATCGTGCTTGCAAACCTCAAACCCGCTAAAATGCGCGGACATATTTCCGAAGGTATGCTGCTCTGCGCGGAATCCGAAGATTCATCGATCTGTGTTCTGCTAAAACCCGAAACGCCGGTACCTGCCGGTACTAATATCACCTAA